The segment GATTTTTAAGATGAAGTTCTTATAGCTTTCTTCCTTACTGCCAATTCTTGGATACATCCTGCTGACTTAATTCACTGTGTCCATGCAGGTGGTATTCGACCATGATGGTGAGTTCATCGACGTCTAGCTATTTTATGTTGTATTGTAGGACGATTTAGCTCTAGTCCGATAGTTATAGCCTCTGAATTTCCTTATATTTTACTCGACTATGTGAATGCATGCCTCTTATCAGCTGATACTAATTGCTCCATAAGTcatctatatataatatattcactaTTTGTCCTCTCGTATAACAATGATTTTGTTCAGCTTGTTGAGTGTTGTCTGCTAAACTAACCCCGTAACTTTATTGTATTTCCTGTATAAGTATCGGCTTCCTCAATTGTTTAAATTCAGTGTTGACGTTTTGCAACCCCCTAGATAGTGATATGTTACTTGATGTTGGTAATCATTAGTGCATCATTGATGGGATTTTATATTAAGCTATCAAGAGAGCGGTTTCTAATTGTACATGATAGTGGTAATCTGACAAATATATCATCTAGTAGACAAGGTTATGTGGGGCGAAAAGATTAATTGGTTTGTGGACCTGAATTTTTCTAGTTACTCCTTTTTGACAATATAGTCTTTTTCAGGAGTTGCTTATGGCAGTACTTCTAATTCGTCAATTGGTTATCATTCTTCAAAAGGTAAGCTCCATGTCTTAAGTCAAACTTAAGTTAATGATGTTGGTTGGATCAGTTGATATTCTAACAAATGGGGTGTTTTTCTTGAGAGTTAAGTTAGTGTACTGACTCGATGGTTGTGAAAGCAATATCATTTACTAATAATATCAAATCCTTAATTACATTGCTTCTATAGATATTTACTTTCAGTTTGAACTGATTTTCTTTTGTGCGCCTCAGAGAATTTAGTCCAAATATTATGGCTTACTTGTCAAGGGTGACATTTTGGGCTGTTTGGTTGTCGCTTTTTGGCAGTCGTAAACTTTTGTGTAGAGAAAGATCAAATTGATTTCTGACAATATATATGTTACCGATTGGGCATATATATGTTGGGCAGTATTTAGCTCCAATGCTCAGTCTGCTACTGTCTTTTGTTATTAGCGCCTTGTGCATGCTCAACACAGCTATGTATATCCACTACTCTTTCTCCTTCGGTGTGTGGAACGCTTGTCTTTTCATAGTTATGCTTTTTAAGACTTTTTTTTGCAATCCCAACATGAGAGTGAAGGATGAATAATAATGTAATCTCAGTGTCTGGCCTATCTTTATTCTGTGCTTTAACTTTTACAGGCATGAACTTCCGTCATACTCTCTACCCTGCCTATAAAAGCAATCGTCCTCCCACACCTGATACCATAGTACAAGGACTTCAATATCTCAAAGCCTCCATCAAGGCAATGTCTGTAAAGGTTATAGAGGTAAATCATACACATGAATGTCATATTTCCTTTTATTGTGATGATTACTCACCAATGGGTAGAAATTCTATGAAGACAGGTGCCAGGTGTAGAAGCTGATGATGTCATTGGAACACTGGCTATGCGAAGCATTGGTGCCGGTTATAAAGTAATCATTACCAGCTATTCAAAAAGTGTTCTCTGCTAATTTAATACTCAGGTCCTGTTGTAGACTGATCATTTGTTTGTCGCCTCATTACAGGTTCGAGTTGTGTCTCCAGACAAAGATTTCTTTCAGATTCTTTCTCCCTCACTGCGTCTTCTTCGAATAGCACCACGTGGATCAGAGTGAGAAATTCACGTTCGACAACTGTTGTCTCTTTATAATTGCATATTCTCACTCATTGGTGTCAATGCTACCGTCTCTTATGGCCAGGATGGTCTCTTTTGGAGTAGAAGAGTTTGCTAAAAAGTTTGGAAATTTGAAGCCAGCCCAGTTTGTTGATATCATAGCCCTTGCTGGAGACAAGTCTGATAATATTCCAGGTAACACCCACCTCCTCTACCCCTTACAAGTTTGTTTCTGATATTCTTTCTGTAAATATTCATTCCATAGCTGCATTTGTAAATATggttaaatacaaaaaattagcAAAACTGTACTCAGAGACTGGCTAAAAGTGAGATCCAATCATGTTTGTGTTTACGTGCAGGAATTGATGGAATTGGGAACGTGCATGCAGTGGAACTGTTATCTAGATTTGGTAAGTCGTTGATACACATACTATATACTTTGATTTCATTGATTTGCATCCTCGGCTACCTGTTAATCATATTTTTCTATTGTATCATCAGGGACATTGGAGAATCTGTTGCAGTCTATTGATGAAATAAAGGAAGGAAAACTAAAAGAGGTGAGTGAGATGGCTCTTCCATAGGCAAGCTAGTACTTCTTCAACATGCAATGCCTAATTTTTCTCTCTTACCTTTTCTTTGCAACAGAGCATAATAGCTCACGCGGATCAAGCCATGCTAAGCAAGAAGTTGGTAGGTTTTTATGTTATTTGTCCTCTCTCATTCGTTTCAGCTATTTGAGTTTCATTATGCAGAGATGGtgactttttccttttttgtctAAATGGCAGGCACTGTTACGGACTGATCTCCCGGATTACATAGTACCGTTTGAAACAAGAGATCTTGCTTTTAAGAAACCAGAGGTTAGTCTGATCTCTTGTTTATAGCAGTATCATCACATCATCTACTACAACACAATAATAAGAGCGATAAGTAAGAGAGGAAATTGGTTTGGTGATGTGTACAGGACAATGGGGAGAAATGGAGGAGCTTGTTGGTCGCTATAGGTGCATACGCAGAAGGATTTTCAGCTGATCCAGTCATGAGAAAAACTTTACAGTTGTGGGAGAGCCTTGATGCAAAAAAGTGTTGAGTCATGATATCTGATATTATGCATCTTTTGTTGGATGGGGGTACATAGAATATAAGAAAGCTCAAGGCTTAGAGGGCTCTCGCGCAAAGGGTAGACACTTGTTGAATGAACAATACTTTTGTAAAGCGTCATGCTTTTATTGAAAACTAGCGAGAGAATAGTTGAAGTTGATGCTCTGCTATGGCATGGAAGCAAAATTGTATTCCTCAAAAGGTATCTCAAACGTAAAGCATGATTGTATTACCACTCCAACATTGTATTCCTCAAAGTAAAAAGAAGACCATTCAAAAGTAGCCAATGAACCATCAAACTATTATGAAGCTAgacgaatttaaaaaaaaactatactttGGTATTCATATAACAAAGATTtgttacacaatttttttttgaaacaaaagagagGGGAAGGCCCTTTTGCCATTCACACACTCTCTCTGTCTCCAGAGGAAAGgaggtgaaaaaaaaaaaaaaaaaaagacagccGATTTGGCCAACTTGATGAGCGCTTTCACCTGCCCTTGAGGGCTATTTACATTTTCCCTTTACACCCAATTCAACCATCTAATTTCCCTAAGACAAAGtgtaaaaacacacacacacgcacacaaGAGTTTCACCTTTATTTGCCACTCTTCTTCGAGGAGCGCCTACAACAAACTTCTTCTAAAACCTCAAACCTGAAACACAAAAACACAAGAAGAAGATCAAACACAAACGTCTTCTAAGACTCTTAAGATTCGACCTTTTAAAGGTGGTTCAGTGCTTACCTAATTCACTTTCAATCAGTTCAATCCCTGAAGATGACATCATCTGCTATCTCCATCAGCCCTTGCAACGACTCCGGCGAGAACTTCCTCGCGAAGAAGTAATCCAAACTCGAATTAGATCTCCTCAGCGAGCGAATCAACCGCGGCGACACCTCGTTCGCCCCGTACGTGTGAGGATGACCACCAACACTCCCAGTCCAATTAACACGTGTGAGAGTAAAACGACTACACCCTTCAGGATCCTCAAGAGACAACAACGTCGGAAAATAATGCTCTTCAGGGTAACAAGAACCATCGTCAACGCAAGGCAACCTAAACTTCCTCCACAGCTTCCTCTCCTTTATCACCATCAACGCGTGACGTTTCGCCATAACGAAGAACTGCGACCCCACGCGGAAGTCCCGGTACGAAATCTCCGGCATCATCGCGTCGAGTCCACGCGCGGCGTAACGTTTCGGGAGGAAAGGCTCGTCGGAGAGGATCTCAACGAAGCTTTGGTGATGAGATTGTGGTGAGGAGCGAGCGGAGAAGAGGTGGTTGTGGATGTAAGCGAAGGAGTGGAGAGGGACGCAGTGCTGCGAGACGAGAGCGAAGTAGAGGTTGTTAGGATCGTCGAGGATGGCGCGTGCTATCAACCGCCGTTCCGCGGAGATTAGGGAAGGGGAAGCGCGTGCGGTTTTCTTGGCCGGGATGAATTTGGCGTTGATTGTGGAGGAGAGGAGGGTGGAGATTCGCGAGGATGGATCTGCGTGGATGTAAGCGTTGTAGAGATGCTCGTGTCCTTGGAAGAAGCGTTCCCAGAGAGGGAGGAAGGTGAGATCGGAGTTTGTGAGGAAGAGGAATGCGATTTTCGGAGGAGGAGTGTGTGAGACGGAGATGAGGCGGCGGTTATTGGAGGAGACGGCGGCGCGGTGGAAGAGTTTTAGATCGTCGAGTTCATCGGCGGGGGAGAGGATGTCGCGGCGGGaggaagagaggaagaagaggaaggagaggAGTGAGAGGGAGAGGAAGAGGGAAAGAGAATAGACGAGAGTGGAGGAAGAGAACATCTCTCTGCAACAAACACAATTAGAAATTTTCCGAGGAAGGAGATGATGGATATGATTGAATGAAGAATGAAGGAGAtgattgattttaaaataaaaaaagggaaATGCGACGTCAGCAAGTAGGGACACGTggatgttttaaaatattttgggaAATTATTAGAGGACAAATCGACACAGTTATTGCTAATCTTGTTGCGTGGGCCtgtttaaatatatgtaaagaGTTGATACGGTTTTTTCAGCAaccagattttttttaaacatatctCGATTTATTATTATTGATCTAATAATAGGGGATGGAGACAGGAACACATGTAAGAAGGAAAAGAACCTTCTTTCGAGAAGATTTGACTTTTTACTTTGTTATCCATTTGATTCATTATTGATCTCACAAGTCACCATAATGTGTGTTGATTGTGTGTGAATAGAGAAATGAGTTGGATAGATTCTAGACTCACATGCTGTGTGACTCTCTTTAGGCCTGCCAAAATTGCCGACTCCAATTTGCTAATTCGAACCAcatcttttggttttttttattcatgtttGGTTATAGATTTTGAATGACGTGAAAACACCTTAATCTACCGGTTAATATTTAAAAGCAAATCatctatataatatttcttataaATGAAATGTCATGATAAAtcagctttaaaaaaaataaatttgaatagatctgtaaaattttatttttttaattaaataaaaaaatttaaatcaaatttaaccgaaatattcaattttaatcaAAACTACGTAATTAAGTCAAATTAAACGACAAAACTAACTGAATACTGAACTTTGTATTcaattcgaaatttttttaaagcaaACTAACCGAAAACCAACAAATTATTCGTTCAGTTCAACCTGCCAAAATTTTGTGTAATCAAAACTAATCGAAAACTAAATTAACCAACCAAACCCCACCAAACCTTTGAACTCGCAGCCCTGATATGTGTGTTAGATTAGGTCTATCCACACCTTGTTTTAATTCAGTCATTTTTGTCCTCATCCTACCAAAGATTCAGATATTTTTCCTCCTCACTTTTTGATTCCCGAAACAAAAATCTTTCTTTCTTCAATTATTATTCTAGTCATCTTCTCATGGCGGCTCTCACCACCTTCTACCACCCACTCAGCTCACCCCACAACCAGCGTACAATAAGACAATCCCCAAGCAGACACAGCGTCAGATCTCTGACTGTGATGTCTTGTCGGAAGCAGAAATCACCGGAAGAGAGCCAAGGAGTGATCCAGAGAACAGTTTCAAAGATGATCTCAGCGGCTGAGAAGATGGGGAAGAATCTGAAGCCAGAGAAGAAAGGAGACATGAAGGATCTGATGCTTATGAGTCTTTCTTTTGCAGTTTACGTTTATATCTCTCAACTAATGGTCTGTGCTTACTTCGCCTGGGCTCATGTCACCCTCCCCAATCCCTCATGGTAGTTTAGCTTAAGATATTGAATTATTGTAAATCCACCACATCATAAATAAGATCAAGAAGCTACATGTCTCTCAAATTCATCGCAACATAGAAGAATGAACAGTTTACCATTTATAGTTGAATTTGTTTAAGCTTTCATTACATTATTAATCTGCTTTAACTCTGTGACGTCCGAAGATCCGGCTGAAGAGGGACACCAACCATTGCCACAACATTATCAGCCAGTTACGGCTCTTTCCCTTGCCACCACTTTCTTCTCTCCCTACAAACATTCCTTTGTACATCTCTTTTTGCTTTTGGTACACAGCTTTCTCTTGCTCTGCAATGCCTCGTAGCTCTCTTCTGATCGCATTGTCGTCAGGAGCATACTTTTGAGCTTTTCGAAAATCTTCACGAGCTGAATCCATCTGTCCTAGCTCTGCCTTGGCCTTCCCTCTTCTGAACAGCGCTTTTgggtttttctcttcttctgtcAACACCTGACAAGTTTTACATCTTtgattagagaaaaaaataatgatatgttCTTTCGATGAATGATTTGATGAGTCTTACAATGTTGCAGTGACCAATTGCTTCGTCGTATCGTTTAAGCTTGATCAAGCAAGCTGCAATGTTAAGGTGGCATGGGTTCTTAACCGCCAAAGCCATATCCTGGTACTTCCCATACAGCTGAAACATAAAATCATCCCCCATGTATGCAATGGCCTGAGACAGCAAAAACTATGATCAAAATCCGAAAGGAGAGACGATATTTTCAACAAGATTCGCTCAGTATGCTTGAAAACCAAACAAGATCTAAAGCTTAATTACCATTTCATACTGTTGCATGGCCTCCTCCAGTTTATCCTCCTTAAACAGATTATTCCCATCCATTTTTCTTCTGTCTGCTGCACCAATCCTTTCCTCTACAGTCATATCACTGCGAGCCTTTCCCTGTACAATCAACCCTCTTAAACGTCAGCTTGGGATATGCACTTGGTTATGGAGTTGTCAGGGTAAGTCAAGAAGAAACTACTCGTAATATTAAAGATAAGAACTTACCTCCTTTGTTTCATCAAATCCAATGACTTCAACCTCATATAACAAGTCCGCCATAGGAGGAACATTGGGAAAAGAAAAGTTCCCATCTTTCCCATATCCCAGTTCCCAGCCAATATGCAAGAGCGCACGTTCACCAGACTTCATGCTAGAAACACCGATGGCCAAACCCGCCATTTCTTTTTTCTCTGTTTCACAGACAACATTTCACTCCTTAGTACACAGTCAGTCtcgttaaaaaaaatgaatagtaACGTTAACATGGCTGGAAATTCAATTTCTTTCCAACCAAATAATCATTTTCTCTGTATTCACATGAAACGCAAGCTGACGCAGATGCATCATCCAACGAGAAGGATGGTAGAGTAGATAATGGATAGCAACATACCTTTTCCTAGAACCAGTTCAATAGGTTGCTGCTCTTGCCATGTATCCTCAAATTTGTGTTGCGTGTGTTTGGTCCATGCCCTGTAGTGCACTATGACCCAAGACGAAATTGGTCAGATAGGTAGAAACACTCGAACAAAATGGCTAACCTTGTACTCAGAGGAAACATTTCAAAGTAATTTCTTGCCAATTTACCAAAATTATACCACATTTAACCCCTCTTCTACATGAATAAACCTCTTAATTCGAATTTCATATCAATGAAAACTAACAAAATTTCTGAACTCAGTCAAGAGACTTAACCACAAAGCGAAGAGTAAGTGCAGTAGAAAATCAGTAAGCCAGAAAGGGAAAGCAAAGGGTACTTACAGAAGCAAGTGGAGTACTTGGATGGCTTGGAACCGTGGCCTTCCTTAATGATCTGCTTACTGACTTTCTCATCCAGGACTTCCACTTCAGTATCAACATTAGGGGGAACACTACCGTCTTGAGAAGGCTCACCATGCACAACCGCGCTACCTTCAGTAACTATTTCGTTCTCTTGGTCTGAAAACCAAATGTGAAGTATGAATATATACAGTAGTCATTATCAGTActtgaacaaacaaaaataagattGTTTCTCCAGCAGATCAGTATGATGTAGAATAAAGCAATACACCTAAAAGATTGTTTCATATGCAATTTTTTTCAACACAATCGTCTTGATAAATCCGTTTATCCCCTCTAAACAAAGCATTTGTTGACTATGgggacagaaaaaaaaatagagagaaaTGAGTTACCAAGAGTTTGACTTTGATTCTCCAGAGATTCATCCATTATTTACaatccaagtttcgatcctgcAGTAAAGGAAAAGAGTTATAATGATGGAAAGTCATCAAGAATTAAACATGTAAATGTTGGAATTGATTATACAAGAAGCCTTCTAACTAAACTACTTAGAGATTCCAGAAATATTCCTAGGTGAAATGGTATTTGACTTGGAACAAAAGCTCATTTTGCAGCAATAATGAGAAAATAAAGAGTTTTGCAGCATCGAGACAGGAAGACTCGCTGacataaaaaaaacatgttggAAAGCATCTCATTCAAAACAGAGCAAGTGTTGGAGGAGAACAAAGTGAACTTACAGGAGTAGGGGATTATACAGAAAGCGGAAGGACAAGTGTGATTCGTCGTCCAAGTCACTCACGAAGAAGACTCGATccagaaagatctaactgaaGAGATCCCTCTAGAGacagatgtttttttttaatttttggttgaAAGAAAAATGTCAATAAAGAAGACCTTCAACTTTTCACTTTGCCTAAACCAAACCCTTTTCAAAAGCCAATTCTGTATTTTACCTTCAACTTTTCACTTTAGTCAAAACAAACCCTTACAAATTTTTTATGTATTTCGTCATTGATCCGTCATCAAATTGAATTGCAATTATCATGTCGTCATTGTCTACTCATTCGTGGTAATGGACATTGTTAAAAGCGACAGAAACATCATGGCACTTCAGTGGCTGTTCCAGCAACTGAGCTTCAAGTCTTGGTCGGTCTCCATGATCCCTATAACATTGCTTCCACAGCCTATCAGCCATGGAGGACGTGAGGCAGGTTCCATATTCTACGCTACTGAAATGGTGGAGCTGGCAGATGAGATTGGCGCCACACTAATTAAGGGGTGGAGGAGGAGCAGGTCGTAGTAATGATTCAGTGACGATAACAGACAGGTCATTAGGGCAAAGAGAAGAGGCATGGAGACCAAGGTGGCAGGGACGACCGAGAGGCACTAGCTTTTGCTGCACCAGTGGCTCGACATCGTGCTGTGAAGTTAAACCTGCCGTGATATACGTTTCTTGGAAGACGAGAGCTCGTTTGCggtagaggaagaggaggaaatGAAGCTTGATGACGAGAGTTTGCAGAGTTCTACGAAAGATATATagctggaggaggaggaagcattTCACAAACTCTTCACAGCACTTAAATCGCTGCATGGAGAGTATGGGCGGGTGATTGTTGGAAGAGCTAGTCACTGGCCTCAACGACTGGCAGCAATATACAGAGCTTGGTTACCATAGGCGATTTCCCCCACAACACATCAATCATTCAGCAGCAGCGTACAAGAGGTCAGCTAGAAGGGCTTCATGATGATTTCACCATCGTTTGTTCAAATGCACAATCTTAGTAGTTTGGAAGAGTAGTACCTTCAGGGTGACAGGCATTAAGGAGAGTGTACAATTGTTCAAACTATTTTAACGTTTTTTTCTTTGGTAAAGAGAGAGAAGGTAATCCAAATACTACTACTAGTACTAGCGGTCGGAAATAATATCCAAAACATAGAACAAAACACAGGAAGatttgtttataatttatacAAGCAAAACAAGCAGCTCATTATAAGTCTCCTGGTTGGTGCTTAGATAAGGAAAATGGTGACACGTTTCTCCAAGTGCCAATGGAGAACTCTGAGCTCCTTATGCCGCCTGGTTGTTAGTACGGATTCGAGAACCTTGCAACCTCTGCCTGAAAGCGCACAATGGAAGTGTATAAAATGGAATTCAACAGTAGTTAATAATTCTTCAAGCTAACTCACAACAACATTTATGAACAAGACTcaaaacaaagagagagagagagagagagagagagagagagacgtgtGTTGGTAATACCTCGAATTGGCTCTTGAGAAAGTCAAGCTCCTTGTCAAGGTCATTGATAGCCTGATTGTATGCTTGCATTGGAGAAGACTGGCTTGTGGTGTGAATctgccaaaaaataaaaaatcaatttcaCACTTAGAACAAGAGCATCCAAAACATTTCTAAATCAACCATTAATCAGGGAACCCTAACACAAATCAAAACAGACACTGCTTATATGTTCCTAAACCGCATCAAGTTCAAAGCAATTCTATTGGGCATGCAACACTCCCCAGTAGAGAGAAACATTAAACTTACCCTGACTATGATCTTGTACTTGAGAGGATGAGGCAGCTGGTATCCAGCAAACAACACATTCTCGTCGCGGTGAAGTTGCCTAATCAAACCCCcagagagagaaattagagaTTTTcttctgttacaaaaaaaaagttaaatagaGACAATGAAACGTATCGTACATGCGGACGATGTTGCCAATGGTATGGTCTTCCCTCTCAATCGTGAAGGAAGCAGCGTTGATGATCTTCGTGTCCCTCTCATACGAAACCCTAGATTAACATCCAGAGAGGGTTTCAGCACATTACAAAAACATGAAGATTAGAGTAAGCTTTTGAAGTGCAATACTTTTTGGTGCCTTCAGGGACGACGAATCGTTCGTATCGGTCGGGGGCATTCATCGCTGATCGGAGATTCTCGCTTCGGCCGCAGAGACAGTCTCACAGGTTAATCTTCTGACGAACAATGAATTAAACCAAAGAAGAAAACAACGGCGTCGTTTTGTCTATTTAATCTACCATAACTCCACGTGTTGTTTTCTGATTGGATTAAATCATCTGGCTCGGATCGGGCTGATAACTCTTAAAATATTTCCTTTTAGGTCCTTAATAATTTAGGCTATTTACAGAAAAGATCTGGTGTGATTTAATTGGGAATAAAgacctaacaaaaaaaaatcaaattatatcagaaggaaaaaaaagaaaagaaaagagagaagtaAGTCATCAGATCCCTAAAAATCGAACCCGGACGCATAACCGACTATGGCCTTTCACGTAGCTTGTCCAATTACATGGTATCCTATCTCTTTTCTCTtaactctctctttttttttgtttgtttgttttagcGCCTCGCGAGAGTGCGTCGTCTCTTCTAACCCTAACGGCTTTggttatttctttctttcttcgcAGCCGTAAAATTTGCGACTGCTTGTTGGGGTTTCCTCGGAGTCTCCATGGAAAGGAAGCCAAGGATTTGTTCCTCAACGAGATTCATTCTCTTCAGCACTTGTTGCCTGACCCGTGGGATTCTCGAGTCTCAAAGGAAGGCACCGTTCAGATCCACGTCCCTAAGCTCCCTCCCTCCGATACTGGTGTGGATGATTCGGTAAAGGAGGTTGCTGCATCTTCGGTTTCGAGGCTAGGCAGACACACGGTGGTGCTGAAGAAGGCTGTTGAGAATCATGCTGCACGTTCTGCTTCTGACGACTTTGAGGTTCGATTCGTGCTTCTCCACCGAACTTGTTTGTTTGTGTCTCAATTTGAATTCAACGATTAATTTGAGGAAATGTAGGCTAGACTTGCTAGTTATATTGTAGCTTTTCTAGTTGATGATGCATTGAAGCTGTATTTTGCTGCGTCGTTTGGGTGTTGACGTATCTGTGTATTCAGCAATGTTAATAGTCTGTTTCTCTATGCAGATGGCGGTCAATGAGCTCAATGAAGTAGATCATGACACTGACAGTGCAAGTGTTACGTGTCCCATGTGCTTTATGGTTGAAGTTGGGAAGAGTGAGAGAGCAAAGATGATTTCTTGCAAGTGTTGTCGCAAGAAGTATCATAGAAACTGCTTGAAGTCTTGGGCTCAACATAGAGGTATCGTTTCATGGCAACGTTGTGCTTATACTTGTCCTGCTTATATTCTTATAGCGTTTTTTTTGCTTGCAGATTTGTTTAACTGGAGCTCTTGGGCTTGCCCCTCTTGCCGAACCTGTGAGGTTAGTTTGGACATAACCTTCTCAATGACTAGTCCTGTTTTGCATGTTGGGCTGCTATGAATTTTCCTTAGAAAGCATCGGATGACTGATATATCTCAAAATGTTGTCATTGATTATGTTTCCTTTAGGCCTGTGGAACATCAGGGGATCCAAAGAAGTTGATGTTCTGCAAACGATGTGATGATGCCTATCATTGTGATTGCCAACAGCCTCGACACAAGGTATATATTTGTTGCTTCTTAGCAAATTTCTTATCTTGTCTTTTgcaatttgatttaattttatcCCTGGATGTTACAGACTGTTAGTTCTGGACCCTATCTATGTCCTAAACACACCAAATGTTACAGCTGTGGGTCTAAAGTCCCTGGGAATGGCCAGAGCTTACGGTATTCTTATCTTTTGCTTTGTGGTGTATTCTAGTATTTGTTCATTTAAAGTGAACTAGATCTCTTATCAATCCTTTTAACTTTGCAGGTGGTTTTTGGGGCATACTTGTTGTGATGCTTGTGGAAGGCTGTTTGGCAAGGGAAATTATTGTCCTGTATGTTTGAAGGTATGTTCTTGCACTCTCTTCGTTGTTGATACTTGATAGTGAAATGTCTGCATGGTTTCCCTGCTTCATATTTGTTATGTTTGGCCATAGTTGACTTTgaggtttttgtattttacGGTTGTTACCGTATGCTATCAGATATCTGTATTAAATGCAACACTTATGGGTATTCTTTGTCTCGCTTTGAAACAAATTGGCCAACTTGTTTTGCTTTCTTCACGTAGGTTTACAGGGACTCGGAAGCAACACCAATGGTGTGTTGTGACTATTGCCAGCGCTGGGTCCATTGCTTGTGTGATGGAATCAGGTCCGTATCCATTAAATCTATTTCATATAACCAAATTTCACGTCTGTCCTTATGTATGTATCCAACTAACATTAACTTTGCAAACAAATGTTGCAGCGATGAGAAATATATGCAGTTTCAAGTGGATGGGAATCTTCAGTACAAATGTTCTACTTGTCGCGGAGAAAGCTACCAGGTGTGTTGCATGTGTCGTTAATCTTATATATGTGTTTGTTGTCTTACATCTCTCCCCATGCTAGTAGAATGCTGGAATTGACAATTTGGTGAt is part of the Brassica rapa cultivar Chiifu-401-42 chromosome A09, CAAS_Brap_v3.01, whole genome shotgun sequence genome and harbors:
- the LOC103841141 gene encoding peptidyl-prolyl cis-trans isomerase FKBP42, which translates into the protein MDESLENQSQTLDQENEIVTEGSAVVHGEPSQDGSVPPNVDTEVEVLDEKVSKQIIKEGHGSKPSKYSTCFLHYRAWTKHTQHKFEDTWQEQQPIELVLGKEKKEMAGLAIGVSSMKSGERALLHIGWELGYGKDGNFSFPNVPPMADLLYEVEVIGFDETKEGKARSDMTVEERIGAADRRKMDGNNLFKEDKLEEAMQQYEMAIAYMGDDFMFQLYGKYQDMALAVKNPCHLNIAACLIKLKRYDEAIGHCNIVLTEEEKNPKALFRRGKAKAELGQMDSAREDFRKAQKYAPDDNAIRRELRGIAEQEKAVYQKQKEMYKGMFVGREESGGKGKSRNWLIMLWQWLVSLFSRIFGRHRVKAD
- the LOC103841143 gene encoding DNA-directed RNA polymerases II, IV and V subunit 11; the protein is MNAPDRYERFVVPEGTKKVSYERDTKIINAASFTIEREDHTIGNIVRMQLHRDENVLFAGYQLPHPLKYKIIVRIHTTSQSSPMQAYNQAINDLDKELDFLKSQFEAEVARFSNPY
- the LOC103841140 gene encoding glycosyltransferase BC10 encodes the protein MFSSSTLVYSLSLFLSLSLLSFLFFLSSSRRDILSPADELDDLKLFHRAAVSSNNRRLISVSHTPPPKIAFLFLTNSDLTFLPLWERFFQGHEHLYNAYIHADPSSRISTLLSSTINAKFIPAKKTARASPSLISAERRLIARAILDDPNNLYFALVSQHCVPLHSFAYIHNHLFSARSSPQSHHQSFVEILSDEPFLPKRYAARGLDAMMPEISYRDFRVGSQFFVMAKRHALMVIKERKLWRKFRLPCVDDGSCYPEEHYFPTLLSLEDPEGCSRFTLTRVNWTGSVGGHPHTYGANEVSPRLIRSLRRSNSSLDYFFARKFSPESLQGLMEIADDVIFRD
- the LOC103841142 gene encoding uncharacterized protein LOC103841142, producing the protein MAALTTFYHPLSSPHNQRTIRQSPSRHSVRSLTVMSCRKQKSPEESQGVIQRTVSKMISAAEKMGKNLKPEKKGDMKDLMLMSLSFAVYVYISQLMVCAYFAWAHVTLPNPSW
- the LOC103841138 gene encoding DNA polymerase I isoform X1 — translated: MTTSHLSHHSRFLWRNLCFPRRIGSLCNRRNYSLLSPSLSRTTKCFCSSTCNLDASVSQFSKSQHLAPASEANAAISAAASSNGRVMLIDGTSIIYRAYYKILARLNHGHLTHADGNADWVLTIFSALSLIIDVLKFLPSHVAVVFDHDGVAYGSTSNSSIGYHSSKGMNFRHTLYPAYKSNRPPTPDTIVQGLQYLKASIKAMSVKVIEVPGVEADDVIGTLAMRSIGAGYKVRVVSPDKDFFQILSPSLRLLRIAPRGSEMVSFGVEEFAKKFGNLKPAQFVDIIALAGDKSDNIPGIDGIGNVHAVELLSRFGTLENLLQSIDEIKEGKLKESIIAHADQAMLSKKLALLRTDLPDYIVPFETRDLAFKKPEDNGEKWRSLLVAIGAYAEGFSADPVMRKTLQLWESLDAKKC
- the LOC103841138 gene encoding flap endonuclease Xni isoform X2: MTTSHLSHHSRFLWRNLCFPRRIGSLCNRRNYSLLSPSLSRTTKCFCSSTCNLDASVSQFSKSQHLAPASEANAAISAAASSNGRVMLIDGTSIIYRAYYKILARLNHGHLTHADGNADWVLTIFSALSLIIDVLKFLPSHVAVVFDHDGMNFRHTLYPAYKSNRPPTPDTIVQGLQYLKASIKAMSVKVIEVPGVEADDVIGTLAMRSIGAGYKVRVVSPDKDFFQILSPSLRLLRIAPRGSEMVSFGVEEFAKKFGNLKPAQFVDIIALAGDKSDNIPGIDGIGNVHAVELLSRFGTLENLLQSIDEIKEGKLKESIIAHADQAMLSKKLALLRTDLPDYIVPFETRDLAFKKPEDNGEKWRSLLVAIGAYAEGFSADPVMRKTLQLWESLDAKKC